The following proteins are co-located in the Corynebacterium kalinowskii genome:
- a CDS encoding DUF2613 domain-containing protein, which produces MALETDSLTRRSIGPALASAVVGLVVGVAAVIGVATVSNQDSLPAGPVANADTALLGGPEYGSRQ; this is translated from the coding sequence ATGGCTTTGGAAACCGATTCCCTTACCCGCCGCAGCATCGGCCCCGCGCTGGCTAGCGCCGTGGTCGGTCTTGTCGTGGGCGTGGCCGCCGTTATCGGCGTGGCTACGGTGTCGAATCAGGACTCCCTCCCTGCTGGCCCTGTCGCCAATGCGGATACTGCGCTGCTAGGCGGCCCGGAGTATGGCTCGCGCCAGTAA
- a CDS encoding universal stress protein has protein sequence MHPSSEPVILVAFDGSAESRRALEYGAKLLRPSHVEILTAWEPLHRQAARAAGGAGMMQTDFSSAVESADNDDPAYVHALETCQEGVALAESLGLKAHAHLVESATSIWSALVDAAKELSPDAIVTGTRGIKGIRSLFTSSTADNLVSNAGLPVLIVPPEESDLV, from the coding sequence ATGCACCCGTCTAGTGAACCCGTCATCCTCGTCGCCTTCGATGGTTCAGCCGAGTCCAGGCGCGCACTGGAATACGGTGCCAAGTTGCTGCGTCCTTCCCACGTGGAGATCCTCACGGCGTGGGAACCCTTGCACCGCCAGGCCGCTCGCGCCGCTGGAGGGGCCGGAATGATGCAAACCGATTTCTCCAGCGCCGTCGAATCCGCTGACAATGACGACCCCGCCTACGTCCACGCGCTCGAGACCTGTCAGGAGGGCGTTGCACTCGCTGAGTCACTTGGACTGAAAGCTCACGCCCACCTCGTGGAATCCGCCACCTCAATCTGGAGCGCGCTGGTGGACGCCGCCAAGGAACTTTCCCCCGATGCCATCGTTACCGGTACCCGTGGCATCAAAGGCATTCGTTCCCTATTTACTTCTTCCACAGCGGACAACCTGGTGAGCAACGCGGGTTTGCCGGTATTGATCGTTCCTCCTGAAGAGTCAGACTTGGTATAG